One part of the Rutidosis leptorrhynchoides isolate AG116_Rl617_1_P2 chromosome 1, CSIRO_AGI_Rlap_v1, whole genome shotgun sequence genome encodes these proteins:
- the LOC139886196 gene encoding CSC1-like protein At3g21620 isoform X2, which yields MATSSEIGLAAAINILTAFAFFVAFAILRIQPLNDRVYFPKWYLKGLRNNPLQSGAFVQKFVNLDFRSYLRFLNWMPAALRMPEPELIDHAGLDSVVYLRIYLTGLKIFVPIACLAFAVMVPVNWTNKTLEQSQLTYSDIDKLSISNIPTGSNRFWTHIIMAYAFTFWTCYILKREYAITASMRLHFIASEQRRPDQFTVLVRNVPPDADETVNELVEHFFLVNHPDNYLSHQVVYNANALSCLVNEKKTKQNWLDYYQLKYSRSDKSKRPSIKTGYLGLYGKRVDAIDFYQSEIEKLSKEIHKEREKITTSSKNVMPAAFVSFKTRWGAAVCAQTEQSRNPTIWLTEWAPEPRDVYWDNLAIPFVSLTIRRLIIAVAFFFLTFFFMIPIAFVQSLANIDGIVKAAPFLQGVMEVKFVKSFIQGVLPGIALKIFLIILPSILMMMSKFEGFTSISALERRSATRYYIFQFINVFLGSIITGTAFQQLNNFIHQSANTIPMTIGSSIPMKATFFITYIMVDGWAGVAGEILRLKPLIFYHLKNFFLVKTEKDREDAMNPGSLCFNTGEPQIQLYFLLGLVYAVVTPILLPFIVIFFGLAYLVYRHQYESAGAFWPDVHGRIITALIVSQLLLMGLLSTKEAANSTPLLIVLPVLTIWFHRFCKGRFEPAFIRYPLQEAMMKDTLERAREPHLNVKQYLQNAYVHPVFSSEDKWDGSDDGVSDEECPKEPALVPTKRPSRTNTPSQSQRSESKRSLLGVTDERSCP from the exons ATGGCTACAAGTTCTGAAATAGGGCTTGCAGCAGCGATAAACATACTTACTGCATTTGCTTTTTTTGTTGCATTTGCTATACTCCGGATTCAACCTTTGAATGACAGAGTTTATTTTCCGAAATGGTATTTGAAAGGGTTAAGGAACAATCCACTTCAATCAGGTGCATTTGTGCAAAAGTTTGTGAATTTGGACTTTAGGTCATACTTAAGGTTCTTGAATTGGATGCCTGCTGCACTTCGAATGCCAGAGCCTGAACTTATTGATCATGCTGGATTGGATTCTGTTGTTTACTTGAGAATTTACTTGACAGG ACTCAAGATATTTGTTCCGATTGCGTGCCTTGCTTTCGCAGTCATGGTGCCAGTCAACTGGACTAACAAGACTTTGGAGCAGTCACAACTAACATACAGTGACATAGACAAGCTTTCAATATCCAACATTCCCACTGGATCAAACAG ATTTTGGACACATATAATTATGGCTTACGCCTTTACCTTTTGGACCTGCTATATTCTGAAACGAGAGTATGCAATAACTGCCTCAATGAGATTGCATTTTATTGCATCAGAGCAACGTCGGCCTGATCAATTTACA GTGCTCGTGAGAAATGTGCCACCAGATGCTGATGAGACGGTCAATGAACTTGTGGAGCACTTTTTTCTGGTCAACCATCCAGATAACTATTTATCTCATCAG GTTGTTTACAACGCAAATGCACTCTCTTGTTTGGTGAATGAGAAGAAAACGAAGCAGAATTGGCTTGACTACTATCAGCTGAAATATAGTAGAAGTGACAAGTCAAAAAGACCATCAATCAAG ACCGGTTATCTTGGCTTGTATGGGAAGCGCGTTGATGCTATTGATTTTTATCAATCTGAGATCGAGAAGCTATCAAAAGAA ATACATAAAGAGAGGGAAAAGATTACTACAAGTTCGAAAAATGTGATGCCAGCTGCATTTGTTTCTTTTAAAACGCGATGGGGAGCTGCTGTTTGTGCACAAACTGAACAATCCAGAAACCCAACTATTTGGTTAACCGAGTGGGCCCCAGAACCCCGTGATGTTTATTGGGATAACCTTGCAATTCCATTTGTTTCACTTACAATCAGAAGACTTATAATTGCTGTAGCCTTTTTCTTCCTTACATTCTTCTTCATGATCCCAATAGCATTTGTACAGTCACTTGCTAATATTGATGGAATCGTGAAAGCGGCCCCTTTCTTGCAGGGAGTTATGGAAGT GAAATTTGTCAAGTCTTTTATACAAGGTGTTCTTCCAGGAATCGCTTTAAAGATCTTTCTCATAATTCTGCCttcgatcttgatgatgatgtcTAAGTTTGAAGGATTTACATCCATATCAGCTTTAGAGAGAAGATCTGCGACACGATATTATATCTTCCAATTTATTAATGTCTTTCTTGGGAGCATAATTACCGGGACTGCATTTCAACAGCTAAATAACTTCATTCACCAGTCTGCTAACAC TATCCCAATGACAATTGGATCATCGATACCAATGAAAGCAACCTTCTTTATTACTTATATCATGGTTGATGGATGGGCTGGAGTTGCCGGTGAGATTCTAAGGTTAAAACCACTAATTTTCTATCACTTAAAGAATTTTTTCTTGGTTAAAACCGAAAAAGATCGAGAAGACGCAATGAATCCCGGAAGTTTGTGTTTCAACACGGGTGAACCTCAAATCCAGCTTTATTTCTTACTTGGCCTCGTTTATGCTGTTGTCACGCCGATTCTGCTTCCTTTTATAGTCATATTCTTTGGCTTGGCTTATTTGGTGTATCGTCATCAG TATGAGAGTGCAGGAGCTTTCTGGCCTGATGTTCATGGCCGAATCATAACTGCATTGATTGTTTCACAGTTGCTTTTGATGGGTCTGCTTAGCACAAAAGAAGCTGCAAATTCGACTCCGTTGCTTATAGTTCTCCCTGTCCTGACTATATGGTTTCATAGATTTTGTAAAGGACGGTTCGAACCAGCTTTTATTCGGTACCCTTTACAG GAGGCTATGATGAAGGATACTCTAGAGCGTGCAAGGGAGCCACATTTAAATGTGAAACAGTATTTACAAAATGCATACGTTCACCCCGTTTTTAGTAGTGAAGATAAATGGGATGGGAGTGATGATGGAGTTAGTGACGAAGAGTGTCCGAAAGAACCTGCTCTGGTGCCCACAAAGCGTCCTTCGCGAACAAACACACCGTCACAAAGTCAACGCAGTGAGTCAAAGCGTTCTTTATTGGGTGTCACTGATGAAAGATCTTGTCCATAA
- the LOC139886196 gene encoding CSC1-like protein At3g21620 isoform X1 has protein sequence MATSSEIGLAAAINILTAFAFFVAFAILRIQPLNDRVYFPKWYLKGLRNNPLQSGAFVQKFVNLDFRSYLRFLNWMPAALRMPEPELIDHAGLDSVVYLRIYLTGLKIFVPIACLAFAVMVPVNWTNKTLEQSQLTYSDIDKLSISNIPTGSNRFWTHIIMAYAFTFWTCYILKREYAITASMRLHFIASEQRRPDQFTVLVRNVPPDADETVNELVEHFFLVNHPDNYLSHQVVYNANALSCLVNEKKTKQNWLDYYQLKYSRSDKSKRPSIKTGYLGLYGKRVDAIDFYQSEIEKLSKEIHKEREKITTSSKNVMPAAFVSFKTRWGAAVCAQTEQSRNPTIWLTEWAPEPRDVYWDNLAIPFVSLTIRRLIIAVAFFFLTFFFMIPIAFVQSLANIDGIVKAAPFLQGVMEVKFVKSFIQGVLPGIALKIFLIILPSILMMMSKFEGFTSISALERRSATRYYIFQFINVFLGSIITGTAFQQLNNFIHQSANTIPMTIGSSIPMKATFFITYIMVDGWAGVAGEILRLKPLIFYHLKNFFLVKTEKDREDAMNPGSLCFNTGEPQIQLYFLLGLVYAVVTPILLPFIVIFFGLAYLVYRHQIINVYNQQYESAGAFWPDVHGRIITALIVSQLLLMGLLSTKEAANSTPLLIVLPVLTIWFHRFCKGRFEPAFIRYPLQEAMMKDTLERAREPHLNVKQYLQNAYVHPVFSSEDKWDGSDDGVSDEECPKEPALVPTKRPSRTNTPSQSQRSESKRSLLGVTDERSCP, from the exons ATGGCTACAAGTTCTGAAATAGGGCTTGCAGCAGCGATAAACATACTTACTGCATTTGCTTTTTTTGTTGCATTTGCTATACTCCGGATTCAACCTTTGAATGACAGAGTTTATTTTCCGAAATGGTATTTGAAAGGGTTAAGGAACAATCCACTTCAATCAGGTGCATTTGTGCAAAAGTTTGTGAATTTGGACTTTAGGTCATACTTAAGGTTCTTGAATTGGATGCCTGCTGCACTTCGAATGCCAGAGCCTGAACTTATTGATCATGCTGGATTGGATTCTGTTGTTTACTTGAGAATTTACTTGACAGG ACTCAAGATATTTGTTCCGATTGCGTGCCTTGCTTTCGCAGTCATGGTGCCAGTCAACTGGACTAACAAGACTTTGGAGCAGTCACAACTAACATACAGTGACATAGACAAGCTTTCAATATCCAACATTCCCACTGGATCAAACAG ATTTTGGACACATATAATTATGGCTTACGCCTTTACCTTTTGGACCTGCTATATTCTGAAACGAGAGTATGCAATAACTGCCTCAATGAGATTGCATTTTATTGCATCAGAGCAACGTCGGCCTGATCAATTTACA GTGCTCGTGAGAAATGTGCCACCAGATGCTGATGAGACGGTCAATGAACTTGTGGAGCACTTTTTTCTGGTCAACCATCCAGATAACTATTTATCTCATCAG GTTGTTTACAACGCAAATGCACTCTCTTGTTTGGTGAATGAGAAGAAAACGAAGCAGAATTGGCTTGACTACTATCAGCTGAAATATAGTAGAAGTGACAAGTCAAAAAGACCATCAATCAAG ACCGGTTATCTTGGCTTGTATGGGAAGCGCGTTGATGCTATTGATTTTTATCAATCTGAGATCGAGAAGCTATCAAAAGAA ATACATAAAGAGAGGGAAAAGATTACTACAAGTTCGAAAAATGTGATGCCAGCTGCATTTGTTTCTTTTAAAACGCGATGGGGAGCTGCTGTTTGTGCACAAACTGAACAATCCAGAAACCCAACTATTTGGTTAACCGAGTGGGCCCCAGAACCCCGTGATGTTTATTGGGATAACCTTGCAATTCCATTTGTTTCACTTACAATCAGAAGACTTATAATTGCTGTAGCCTTTTTCTTCCTTACATTCTTCTTCATGATCCCAATAGCATTTGTACAGTCACTTGCTAATATTGATGGAATCGTGAAAGCGGCCCCTTTCTTGCAGGGAGTTATGGAAGT GAAATTTGTCAAGTCTTTTATACAAGGTGTTCTTCCAGGAATCGCTTTAAAGATCTTTCTCATAATTCTGCCttcgatcttgatgatgatgtcTAAGTTTGAAGGATTTACATCCATATCAGCTTTAGAGAGAAGATCTGCGACACGATATTATATCTTCCAATTTATTAATGTCTTTCTTGGGAGCATAATTACCGGGACTGCATTTCAACAGCTAAATAACTTCATTCACCAGTCTGCTAACAC TATCCCAATGACAATTGGATCATCGATACCAATGAAAGCAACCTTCTTTATTACTTATATCATGGTTGATGGATGGGCTGGAGTTGCCGGTGAGATTCTAAGGTTAAAACCACTAATTTTCTATCACTTAAAGAATTTTTTCTTGGTTAAAACCGAAAAAGATCGAGAAGACGCAATGAATCCCGGAAGTTTGTGTTTCAACACGGGTGAACCTCAAATCCAGCTTTATTTCTTACTTGGCCTCGTTTATGCTGTTGTCACGCCGATTCTGCTTCCTTTTATAGTCATATTCTTTGGCTTGGCTTATTTGGTGTATCGTCATCAG ATTATAAATGTGTATAATCAACAGTATGAGAGTGCAGGAGCTTTCTGGCCTGATGTTCATGGCCGAATCATAACTGCATTGATTGTTTCACAGTTGCTTTTGATGGGTCTGCTTAGCACAAAAGAAGCTGCAAATTCGACTCCGTTGCTTATAGTTCTCCCTGTCCTGACTATATGGTTTCATAGATTTTGTAAAGGACGGTTCGAACCAGCTTTTATTCGGTACCCTTTACAG GAGGCTATGATGAAGGATACTCTAGAGCGTGCAAGGGAGCCACATTTAAATGTGAAACAGTATTTACAAAATGCATACGTTCACCCCGTTTTTAGTAGTGAAGATAAATGGGATGGGAGTGATGATGGAGTTAGTGACGAAGAGTGTCCGAAAGAACCTGCTCTGGTGCCCACAAAGCGTCCTTCGCGAACAAACACACCGTCACAAAGTCAACGCAGTGAGTCAAAGCGTTCTTTATTGGGTGTCACTGATGAAAGATCTTGTCCATAA
- the LOC139886197 gene encoding glycosyltransferase BC10-like — translation MTAAKRRFLPITLRRQIPSLVSNFLKFLFVIICFIIAFGLFSQFKLQSASIATEFGFNDFLMDNYRMKIAFLFLVRDNIPLDFLWHNFFKNADPENFTIYIHSKPGFVFDESVTRSVYFHNRQLENSIEVGWGTPTMIEAEKLLFKAALDDISNQIFVLVSDSCVPLYDFGYIYTYLMSSPRSFVDSFIDDATETRYNPEMSPDIPEDKWRKGSQWITLVRRHAEVVAYDHVIFPVFNKHCKRRPLLDLSKGNESLIEQQQHNCIPDEHYVPTLLAMRGFEEELERRTLTYSLWNQSTETMNTQTWHPVTFGYATASQKNIQDIKDIDHIYFKSENRTEWCGTKSNNGHCYLFARKFSRGAAMRLLTNGVVGPYDPNTLFLDRT, via the exons atgacAGCAGCAAAAAGGAGATTTTTACCTATTACTTTACGGCGTCAAATTCCGTCATTAGTTTCAAACTTTCTAAAATTCCTTTTCGTTATAATTTGTTTCATTATTGCTTTCGGACTATTTTCTCAATTTAAACTTCAATCGGCGTCTATTGCTACTGAATTTGGATTCAATGACTTCCTTATGGATAATTACCGTATGAAGATTGCTTTCCTGTTTCTCGTTCGTGATAATATTCCTCTTGATTTCCTCTGGCACAATTTCTTCAAG AATGCAGATCCTGAGAATTTTACGATATACATACACTCAAAGCCTGGTTTTGTGTTCGATGAATCTGTTACGAGATCAGTCTACTTCCACAACAGACAGTTGGAAAACAGTATTGAG GTGGGCTGGGGTACGCCAACTATGATTGAAGCTGAGAAGTTGTTGTTTAAGGCAGCCCTTGATGATATTAGCAATCAGATATTCGTTCTCGTCTCTGACAG TTGTGTCCCTCTATATGATTTCGGTTACATATACACATATCTCATGTCATCTCCAAGAAGCTTCGTGGACAG CTTTATTGATGATGCAACTGAAACACGCTACAATCCAGAGATGTCCCCTGACATACCTGAAGACAAATGGCGCAAAGGATCCCAG TGGATCACATTGGTCAGAAGGCATGCAGAGGTGGTTGCATATGATCATGTTATTTTCCCGGTCTTTAACAAACACTGCAAG CGGCGTCCACTACTAGACTTGAGCAAAGGAAATGAGTCTCTT ATAGAGCAGCAGCAACACAATTGTATCCCAGATGAACATTATGTTCCCACCTTACTTGCA atGCGAGGCTTTGAAGAAGAATTAGAACGAAGAACGTTGACTTATTCTTTGTGGAACCAGTCTACTGAAACAATGAATACACAAACCTGGCACCCTGTAACATTTGGCTATGCAACTGCCAGCCAGAAAAATATTCAAGATATCAAG GATATTGACCATATTTATTTCAAATCAGAGAACCGGACAGAATGGTGTGGTACTAAATCTAATAACGGTCATTGTTACTTATTTGCTAGGAAGTTTTCTCGTGGCGCAGCTATGCGCCTTTTGACTAATGGGGTGGTTGGTCCATATGATCCCAACACATTGTTCTTAGACCGGACTTAG